Proteins encoded in a region of the Photobacterium profundum SS9 genome:
- the dsdC gene encoding DNA-binding transcriptional regulator DsdC, protein MQLPKLTGSVLSGLHCFLIAADQMSFTRAAEVLCLTQSAVSHKIKNLEDSLGVKLFIRQPRKVILTDEGKRLKAVVAQNFGDIAHEIRDLKTLELSGDFNVSAPPTFAQTWLMPRIKSFIDKYPALRLHLRTRNDLIDFQTETFDCAIYFGHGKYAGLHSEKLMDESMLPVCTHEYALRYNLYDRPDNLVMCMLLHDAAPWARAGRNDEWQYWAQRQGITLPEVGCTFDRSDLALQAAERGIGVAMGRMSFIAEQLANERLVIPFDMPVKSPLSYYVVCRQDMKSSPRVKAFQDWLADEIANVE, encoded by the coding sequence ATGCAACTACCTAAATTAACGGGCTCTGTACTTTCAGGGCTTCATTGCTTTCTTATCGCAGCAGATCAAATGAGTTTCACTCGAGCAGCAGAAGTTTTGTGTCTGACGCAAAGTGCTGTTAGCCATAAAATTAAGAACCTTGAAGATAGTCTTGGGGTGAAGCTATTTATTCGACAGCCAAGGAAAGTGATACTGACAGATGAAGGTAAACGCCTGAAAGCTGTGGTTGCTCAAAATTTTGGTGACATAGCACATGAAATTCGTGATTTGAAAACGTTGGAATTAAGCGGTGATTTCAATGTGTCAGCACCTCCTACATTTGCACAGACGTGGTTAATGCCACGTATTAAAAGCTTTATCGATAAATACCCTGCACTACGGTTACATCTTCGTACCCGTAATGACTTGATCGATTTTCAAACGGAAACATTTGATTGCGCAATTTATTTTGGTCATGGTAAATATGCAGGCCTACATTCAGAAAAGTTAATGGATGAAAGCATGCTTCCGGTATGTACGCACGAATATGCGCTTAGGTACAATTTGTATGATCGTCCTGATAACTTAGTCATGTGTATGTTGCTTCATGATGCGGCGCCTTGGGCAAGGGCGGGGCGTAATGATGAATGGCAATATTGGGCACAACGACAAGGGATAACTTTACCTGAAGTTGGCTGTACTTTTGATCGCTCAGATTTAGCGTTACAAGCCGCTGAAAGGGGAATTGGTGTCGCAATGGGCAGAATGTCATTTATCGCAGAGCAACTAGCAAATGAACGGTTAGTGATACCTTTTGATATGCCCGTGAAATCACCATTAAGTTATTATGTAGTTTGCCGACAAGATATGAAGTCTTCGCCACGGGTGAAAGCCTTTCAAGATTGGCTGGCAGATGAGATTGCTAACGTTGAATAA
- a CDS encoding 2-hydroxyacid dehydrogenase, whose amino-acid sequence MKVAVFSTKKYDQKSFELINTHYQHELTYFDFRLTQQTAIMAHGFDAVCAFVNDDLSQPVLQELANHGIQLIAMRCAGFDKIDLDAAEQLNIQVVRVPAYSPEAIAEHTLGLMLSLNRRIHRAYQRTRDANFSLEGLTGFNFHGKTVGVIGTGKIGIATIRILKGFGMNILAYDPYENPIAIELGVTYTTLEDIYRQANVITLHCPMTQENYHMLNAEAFDQMRDGVMIINTSRGGLLNSIDAIEALKASRIGSLGIDVYENEQDLFFQDKSNDVIKDDVFRRLSSCHNVLFTGHQAFLTEEALGNIADTTLNNILLFGRNTLSGNELINK is encoded by the coding sequence ATGAAAGTTGCAGTCTTTAGCACTAAAAAATATGACCAAAAATCCTTTGAATTGATTAATACCCATTATCAACATGAGTTAACATATTTTGATTTCCGTTTAACCCAACAAACGGCAATCATGGCGCATGGGTTCGATGCTGTTTGTGCTTTTGTAAACGATGATTTAAGCCAACCTGTACTTCAAGAACTCGCCAACCACGGTATTCAACTCATTGCGATGCGCTGCGCTGGTTTTGATAAAATTGATCTTGATGCTGCTGAACAACTGAATATTCAAGTTGTTCGTGTTCCAGCCTATTCCCCTGAAGCCATTGCTGAGCATACCCTTGGGCTTATGTTGAGTTTAAACCGTCGTATTCACCGTGCATACCAGCGTACTCGTGACGCTAATTTCTCGTTAGAAGGTTTAACGGGCTTCAATTTCCATGGCAAAACGGTGGGGGTGATTGGAACCGGTAAAATAGGTATTGCGACGATTCGAATACTTAAAGGGTTTGGCATGAACATTCTCGCTTACGACCCGTATGAAAACCCTATCGCAATTGAGTTAGGGGTCACTTACACCACATTAGAAGACATCTACCGCCAAGCTAATGTGATTACTTTGCACTGCCCGATGACCCAAGAAAATTATCATATGCTCAATGCCGAAGCCTTTGATCAAATGCGTGATGGCGTGATGATCATCAACACAAGCCGTGGTGGTCTACTTAATTCTATCGATGCCATTGAAGCACTAAAGGCCAGTCGAATTGGTTCACTGGGTATTGATGTTTATGAAAATGAACAGGATTTATTCTTTCAAGATAAATCAAATGATGTAATTAAAGATGATGTATTTAGACGTTTATCTTCATGCCACAACGTCTTATTCACTGGACACCAAGCATTTCTAACAGAAGAAGCACTGGGCAATATTGCTGATACGACACTCAACAATATTTTATTATTTGGTCGTAATACCCTGTCAGGCAATGAGCTTATTAACAAATAG
- a CDS encoding response regulator gives MNEYLILCVDDEREVLDSVFHDLAILEEHFMIEAAESVDEAKEVLADAITDHIPLALILCDHIMPGEKGIDFLIELKQQPETRKARKVLLTGQAGLEETIQAVNNASLDFYVSKPWNGDKLKEIVIDQLTTYIIENEKDLMPWIRVLNTERIMQALSDNRLSLSDI, from the coding sequence ATGAACGAATACCTCATCCTATGCGTCGATGATGAGCGAGAAGTATTAGACAGCGTATTTCATGATCTCGCCATACTTGAAGAGCACTTCATGATTGAAGCGGCAGAATCTGTCGATGAAGCTAAAGAAGTACTTGCTGATGCCATTACCGATCATATACCGCTGGCGTTGATTTTATGCGATCACATAATGCCGGGCGAAAAAGGCATCGATTTTTTAATTGAATTAAAGCAACAACCTGAAACAAGAAAAGCCCGTAAAGTCTTATTAACAGGCCAAGCTGGATTAGAAGAAACAATACAGGCCGTCAATAATGCTAGCCTCGATTTTTATGTATCAAAGCCTTGGAATGGCGACAAATTAAAAGAAATCGTTATTGATCAATTAACCACCTATATCATTGAGAACGAAAAAGACTTAATGCCATGGATCAGAGTGCTTAATACTGAACGCATCATGCAGGCGCTAAGCGACAATCGTTTATCTTTATCTGATATTTAA
- a CDS encoding ATP-binding protein, whose translation MNSFVILCLDDDPRIIEQLSKELVPFANLFDIISAESIEEAHDTLEFIAQNDQRAAMVICDNELGSDNGVDFIIQLDQHPVTQKARTILLNDRPQLDTIMQAVNEGRLNYCLTKPWNKEELNRVLIKELTTYLLKNPQEDWLQYSRILDHHRILKAHIDRQMSNFRSGFIQNTNSLDDTALAKQVADALHDFFNGNDESRACRTYSEGHLLTKEGTSNNFLWLITQGEVALYKDDDDGCKHEVVRVGAGHLVGGMSFVTGETSFSTVITLGKTNVIKLDRQLFTKVMNSRNELLPLFTNLLLRNFNRRLQGSIKTELRLQQTLKSLDNAHLQLVDQEKMAILGQLVAGVAHELNNPVSAILRGSETLQETIGKLTESKLDLENQRRGNHILQQAMQSRPLSTSETRQRAKQLESQLGDRQLARKVVQMGIDDHEHLSNWLLPQKNQLKEVMSEWEHYYQMGNFLRSINVCAQRIADLVKSLKSYARQDDESTHTVDIHEGLEDTLVIFENRLKRHQVTKEYTPFPLFTCQPIALQQVWTNLIANALDAVTEPGEIRIKTQYSPGSNKQSMEIVIEDNGKGIPLEQQKKIFELNYTTKREGNFGLGIGLSVCQQIINQHDGDIRVESELDKYTRMIVTLPINHSS comes from the coding sequence GTGAATAGTTTTGTCATTTTGTGCCTCGATGATGATCCAAGGATCATTGAACAGTTAAGCAAAGAGCTTGTCCCCTTTGCTAACCTGTTCGATATTATTAGTGCCGAAAGCATAGAAGAAGCGCATGACACACTTGAATTTATCGCACAAAATGACCAACGCGCAGCAATGGTTATTTGTGATAATGAACTTGGCAGTGATAATGGCGTTGATTTTATTATTCAGCTAGACCAACACCCTGTAACCCAAAAAGCACGAACTATCCTCCTCAATGATCGACCTCAACTAGATACTATTATGCAGGCTGTTAATGAAGGACGGCTCAATTACTGCCTCACTAAGCCTTGGAATAAAGAAGAGCTTAATCGTGTATTAATTAAAGAATTAACGACATACCTTCTTAAAAATCCGCAAGAAGATTGGTTGCAGTACAGTCGTATTCTCGATCATCACCGTATTCTTAAGGCCCATATTGATCGTCAGATGTCTAATTTTCGCTCCGGCTTTATTCAAAACACCAACAGTCTTGACGACACTGCACTTGCAAAACAAGTGGCCGATGCTTTACATGATTTTTTTAATGGCAACGATGAAAGCCGAGCTTGCCGCACGTATAGCGAAGGACACTTATTAACCAAAGAAGGCACATCGAACAATTTCCTCTGGTTAATTACCCAAGGAGAAGTGGCTTTATATAAAGATGATGATGATGGATGTAAACATGAGGTTGTTCGCGTCGGTGCCGGACATTTAGTGGGAGGCATGTCTTTTGTAACTGGAGAAACCTCATTCTCGACCGTTATCACCCTAGGAAAGACTAACGTAATCAAGCTTGATCGTCAGTTATTTACCAAGGTCATGAATTCACGTAATGAGCTATTACCCCTTTTCACCAACCTTCTATTACGTAATTTTAATCGTCGCTTACAAGGCAGTATTAAAACAGAACTACGATTACAGCAAACGTTAAAATCACTCGATAACGCTCACCTACAACTTGTTGATCAAGAAAAAATGGCTATTCTCGGTCAATTGGTCGCAGGTGTTGCACATGAACTGAATAATCCGGTATCAGCTATTTTAAGAGGCAGTGAAACACTTCAAGAAACTATCGGTAAACTGACTGAATCTAAGCTAGACCTAGAAAACCAAAGACGCGGTAATCATATTCTGCAACAAGCGATGCAATCGAGGCCATTATCCACATCAGAAACTCGCCAACGAGCTAAACAATTAGAAAGCCAACTGGGTGATCGTCAACTTGCACGCAAAGTGGTTCAGATGGGCATTGATGATCATGAACACCTTTCTAATTGGTTATTGCCGCAAAAAAATCAATTAAAAGAAGTGATGAGCGAGTGGGAACACTACTACCAAATGGGCAATTTCCTACGCTCGATTAATGTTTGTGCACAACGTATTGCTGATTTAGTCAAAAGTCTAAAAAGTTATGCCAGACAAGATGATGAAAGTACACATACCGTCGATATTCATGAAGGGCTAGAAGATACCTTAGTTATTTTTGAGAACCGTTTAAAGCGTCATCAAGTTACGAAAGAATATACCCCATTCCCTCTTTTTACCTGCCAGCCCATTGCCCTACAGCAAGTATGGACAAACCTAATTGCGAATGCTTTAGATGCTGTTACTGAACCGGGTGAAATTCGTATCAAAACCCAATATTCACCCGGTAGTAATAAGCAGTCGATGGAGATTGTTATCGAAGACAATGGCAAAGGTATTCCTCTAGAACAACAGAAAAAAATCTTTGAATTGAATTACACCACTAAGCGAGAAGGAAACTTCGGGCTAGGTATTGGCTTGTCGGTTTGCCAACAAATAATCAACCAACATGATGGAGATATTCGGGTTGAATCTGAACTCGATAAATACACTCGAATGATTGTAACGCTGCCGATTAACCACAGCAGCTAA
- a CDS encoding YdgA family protein: protein MLKKAAAGAGAVLIVLCWPFATGQVGERIYLDTVGKYDSPYVSITNESYDRGYLSSDVVSRVEIKDAFKPFFEEEGLPTVWHIDSKMTHGVFGISSESQLVLDDDLKPIAAEIWGKDVSPITFTASTALTRKTNFTITVNPISYAEELGAKADTSALVLKGVVDAKGYGEFEYALPEAKLTTTANEAMVLTGLSGSAKGILDGQFWIGSQDFVLKSVSFIDQINEMQVSLEDMSVGMSNVLTQADAKASDINDQIMTNTNTATIGKIVSLNGDEFTNLNFNLAFSDLNYSALSRLGDMADDLNENMTQAQAQEAALALDLLVAKGLKIKLEDLSVTTPQGDVISNLSLDVAPGLARASENMAKISEKLSGQINLILPQAIVDEDPILLERAQMMEQGGVVVLEDGNYKLQMQIKGDQIVLASGDQLPITMLLMLFM from the coding sequence ATGTTGAAGAAAGCGGCTGCCGGTGCGGGTGCAGTGTTAATTGTGCTGTGTTGGCCTTTTGCAACTGGTCAGGTTGGAGAACGAATTTATCTGGATACAGTCGGAAAATATGATAGCCCTTATGTCAGTATCACTAACGAAAGTTACGATCGTGGTTACTTATCTTCTGATGTCGTTTCTCGTGTTGAAATTAAAGATGCCTTTAAGCCTTTCTTTGAAGAAGAAGGCTTACCAACCGTTTGGCATATTGACAGCAAAATGACGCATGGTGTATTTGGTATTTCATCTGAAAGTCAGTTAGTACTTGATGATGATTTAAAACCGATTGCTGCTGAAATATGGGGAAAAGATGTTTCACCTATTACTTTTACGGCGTCAACAGCACTTACACGTAAAACGAATTTCACGATTACAGTTAACCCTATTTCATATGCTGAAGAATTAGGTGCAAAAGCGGATACCAGTGCGTTAGTGCTAAAAGGAGTGGTGGATGCGAAAGGGTATGGCGAATTTGAATATGCCTTACCAGAAGCGAAACTTACTACGACTGCAAATGAAGCCATGGTACTTACTGGTTTATCTGGTAGTGCAAAAGGGATACTTGATGGTCAATTCTGGATTGGTAGTCAGGATTTTGTCTTAAAAAGCGTTAGCTTTATTGATCAGATAAATGAGATGCAAGTGTCTCTTGAAGACATGAGCGTTGGTATGAGTAACGTATTAACGCAAGCTGATGCAAAAGCATCTGACATTAACGACCAGATAATGACCAATACTAATACTGCGACGATTGGTAAAATTGTCTCTTTAAATGGTGATGAATTTACCAATCTGAATTTCAATTTAGCGTTCTCGGACTTAAATTATTCAGCGCTAAGTCGCTTGGGTGATATGGCCGATGACTTGAACGAAAATATGACACAAGCTCAGGCGCAAGAAGCGGCGTTAGCACTTGATTTATTGGTTGCCAAAGGCTTAAAAATTAAGCTTGAAGATTTAAGTGTTACAACCCCACAAGGTGATGTGATCAGTAATCTTTCTTTAGATGTTGCACCTGGTCTTGCTCGTGCTTCTGAAAATATGGCTAAAATTTCTGAAAAACTATCGGGTCAAATTAATCTAATTTTGCCTCAAGCAATTGTAGATGAAGATCCGATTCTTCTGGAAAGAGCACAAATGATGGAACAGGGTGGCGTGGTTGTACTTGAAGATGGTAACTATAAGCTTCAAATGCAAATCAAAGGCGATCAAATTGTTTTAGCGTCGGGTGATCAATTACCGATTACGATGCTGCTGATGTTATTCATGTAA
- a CDS encoding CBS domain-containing protein, with protein sequence MESLKVKDYMNSRPVTFDKHMSLSVALDKLLTAKQIGGPVIDEQKRVVGFLSEQDMIHKLLKVGYHCQDTHNVDDCMRPDVLTVSPEDSIIELAEVMSGQKPKIYPVVNNGFLVGVITRRDVLTAISTQIGECFKHPV encoded by the coding sequence ATGGAATCATTAAAAGTAAAAGATTATATGAATAGTCGACCAGTCACATTTGATAAGCATATGTCGCTATCGGTCGCTCTTGATAAGCTGCTTACGGCTAAGCAGATTGGCGGACCAGTAATCGACGAGCAGAAACGTGTGGTTGGCTTTTTGTCTGAACAAGATATGATTCATAAGCTATTGAAAGTGGGCTATCACTGCCAAGATACACACAATGTCGATGATTGCATGCGACCAGATGTACTGACTGTTTCACCTGAAGATTCAATTATCGAACTCGCAGAAGTAATGTCTGGTCAAAAACCAAAAATCTATCCTGTCGTTAACAATGGATTCTTGGTTGGAGTGATTACTCGCCGTGATGTATTAACGGCAATTAGTACCCAGATTGGTGAATGCTTTAAGCACCCAGTTTGA
- a CDS encoding SLC13 family permease, with translation MRQYIRYIVPILIPLIILLLPASAFPVDGLTVVQQRVIAIFLLAALCWVLEPIPIYATSVVIIVLELLLLSDKGLYLFRQDEGQAHFGELLVYSDIMATFSSPIIMLFLGGFFLAMAATKYRLDVNLARVLLKPFGTQPKYVMFGLMLITAIFSMFMSNTATTAMMLSILAPVIALFGVKDPGKIAFALCVPVAANIGGIGTPIGTPPNAIALKYISEDNMISFGEWMFFGVPFVAILLVFAWFLINYLYPAKQDKIELTIKGKFLKTPKAITVYITFGLTILLWLMGSSHGMNSYTVALIPVAIFSLTGIINKEDLKKISWDVLWLVSGGIALGLALDKTGLARLLVNSIPFDNYSPYVVLAGAAILCLLMANFMSHTATANLLMPIMAALGTSMTSLTPLGGEITLILVVTFAASLGMSLPISTPPNALAHATGHVQSNQMARVGVIIGIVGVLMSFVMIWLLHLIDHI, from the coding sequence ATGCGTCAGTACATTAGGTACATAGTACCAATCTTAATTCCACTCATAATCTTATTACTGCCAGCGTCAGCATTTCCTGTTGACGGCCTTACTGTTGTTCAACAGCGTGTTATCGCCATTTTCTTACTGGCAGCACTCTGTTGGGTGCTTGAACCTATCCCTATTTATGCGACGTCAGTGGTCATTATTGTACTTGAGTTGTTATTGCTTTCCGATAAAGGGCTGTATTTGTTCCGTCAGGACGAAGGACAAGCACATTTCGGTGAACTATTAGTGTATAGCGACATTATGGCAACGTTCTCTAGCCCTATTATTATGTTGTTTTTAGGGGGGTTTTTCCTTGCAATGGCTGCAACTAAATATCGCCTCGATGTTAACCTTGCGCGTGTACTGTTAAAGCCGTTTGGTACCCAGCCTAAATATGTCATGTTCGGGTTGATGTTGATCACCGCTATTTTTTCGATGTTTATGTCGAATACCGCCACCACGGCGATGATGCTGTCTATTCTTGCGCCAGTCATTGCGTTATTTGGAGTGAAAGACCCAGGTAAAATAGCTTTTGCACTTTGTGTACCTGTTGCTGCGAATATTGGTGGTATTGGTACGCCGATTGGCACCCCACCGAATGCGATCGCATTGAAGTATATATCAGAAGATAACATGATCTCATTTGGGGAATGGATGTTCTTTGGCGTGCCTTTTGTCGCTATCTTACTTGTATTTGCATGGTTTCTTATCAACTATCTTTACCCAGCTAAGCAAGATAAAATTGAACTGACCATTAAAGGTAAGTTTCTTAAAACACCGAAAGCAATCACGGTATACATTACCTTTGGTTTAACCATTCTATTGTGGTTAATGGGTTCATCACACGGTATGAATTCTTACACTGTTGCGCTTATCCCTGTCGCGATATTTTCATTAACAGGCATCATCAATAAAGAAGATCTGAAGAAGATTTCTTGGGATGTGCTTTGGTTAGTATCTGGTGGTATCGCGCTTGGTTTAGCACTCGATAAAACGGGGCTAGCTCGCCTTCTGGTGAATAGCATCCCATTTGATAACTACTCGCCATATGTTGTGTTAGCTGGGGCGGCGATATTGTGTTTATTGATGGCCAATTTTATGTCTCATACGGCAACGGCTAACTTATTAATGCCAATAATGGCAGCACTAGGCACATCCATGACTTCGCTCACTCCGCTGGGAGGGGAAATCACACTTATCCTTGTTGTTACTTTTGCGGCTTCTCTTGGTATGTCTTTGCCTATCAGTACGCCACCGAATGCACTAGCGCATGCTACGGGTCATGTTCAAAGTAATCAGATGGCACGTGTTGGTGTCATTATTGGTATTGTTGGTGTGCTAATGAGTTTCGTGATGATTTGGCTATTACACCTTATCGATCATATTTAA
- a CDS encoding ATP-binding protein produces the protein MHQPKALQRIVDVYFSHSARTVSVRAGTQVLKQDGFNDKLYWVKRGELSGSLQNETSGLTAKVFRVEQGMFFGVHSYFAQTLVASTTVIAEKDSEIAWIDLNTQAVEPEIYGSLVEQFMPVMVHELAQRQMLTGLEAIEKEQALQKLYAAEQMTTLGQLAAGIAHELNNAVGVLSSKTEGVQNSICRFLEENKPEVSPFLDLGICDGQSATSAEVRKRAKILQEMYRLDRDQARQLARAVPKGDVPDLWLTNLDEALQYWDIGRDLHDMRLAGKHAASIVRSVKQLGGSDQARQPDVDVNDTIHKSLALLQSNLRRVNVVLRPAVLPTINASVTELVQVWVNIIKNACDAMEYTDNPHIEIITRCSKNRLLITISNNGPVIEEVTRRKIFQPNFTTKKGGLSFGLGLGLSIVQRIVQSYGGTIALKSDPEKTKFRIKLPIV, from the coding sequence ATGCATCAACCGAAGGCTTTACAGCGTATTGTCGATGTTTATTTTAGTCACAGCGCACGAACGGTTTCTGTTCGCGCAGGTACGCAGGTCTTAAAGCAAGACGGCTTTAACGACAAATTGTATTGGGTTAAAAGGGGAGAGCTATCAGGCTCTCTTCAAAATGAAACCAGTGGTCTTACGGCAAAAGTATTTCGTGTTGAACAAGGCATGTTCTTTGGTGTGCATAGTTATTTTGCGCAAACATTAGTGGCATCAACCACTGTAATTGCAGAAAAAGACAGTGAAATTGCGTGGATTGATTTAAACACTCAAGCCGTTGAACCTGAAATCTATGGCTCATTGGTTGAGCAGTTTATGCCTGTGATGGTCCATGAATTAGCTCAGCGCCAAATGTTGACTGGGTTAGAGGCCATAGAAAAAGAACAAGCATTACAAAAACTGTATGCCGCTGAACAAATGACTACTCTAGGTCAACTTGCCGCAGGTATTGCTCATGAATTGAATAATGCCGTAGGGGTATTAAGCAGTAAAACAGAAGGTGTTCAGAATTCTATCTGTCGTTTTCTTGAAGAAAATAAACCAGAAGTCTCGCCTTTTTTAGACTTGGGTATTTGTGATGGACAATCTGCAACATCTGCTGAAGTTCGCAAGCGAGCGAAGATCCTGCAAGAGATGTATCGATTAGACCGTGATCAAGCTCGACAATTAGCCCGAGCGGTACCAAAGGGTGATGTGCCTGACTTATGGCTTACCAATTTGGATGAAGCCTTACAGTATTGGGATATAGGGCGCGATCTTCATGACATGCGTTTAGCCGGTAAACATGCAGCAAGTATTGTGCGTTCAGTTAAGCAGTTAGGGGGTAGTGATCAAGCACGTCAGCCAGATGTCGATGTGAATGACACCATCCATAAATCGTTGGCTTTACTGCAAAGTAATTTACGTCGTGTCAATGTCGTATTGCGACCAGCAGTACTGCCAACCATTAACGCGAGTGTGACAGAGTTAGTACAGGTGTGGGTTAACATCATTAAAAATGCCTGTGATGCAATGGAGTATACGGATAATCCGCATATAGAGATTATTACCCGTTGCTCGAAGAATCGACTATTAATCACTATTAGCAATAACGGACCAGTTATAGAAGAAGTGACTCGTAGAAAAATTTTCCAACCAAACTTCACCACCAAAAAAGGAGGTTTGTCGTTTGGCTTAGGGCTGGGGTTATCTATTGTGCAACGTATCGTACAGAGCTATGGCGGTACGATTGCACTTAAAAGTGATCCAGAAAAAACAAAATTTCGAATTAAGCTGCCTATTGTGTAG
- a CDS encoding response regulator: MEKLNIICVDDQREVLSAVLKDLAPLNDYFHVEDCESADEALELMDELDAEGEFIALVISDHVMPGKTGVELLTEISQDSRFLRTKKVLLTGQATHQDTIAAINRARIESYFEKPWKAEVLLTSARSLITEYIFDMGLDYQPWTDILDNGVIFRRLR, from the coding sequence ATGGAAAAGTTAAATATCATCTGTGTAGATGACCAGAGGGAAGTGCTTAGCGCTGTACTTAAAGATTTAGCACCGTTAAATGATTACTTTCATGTTGAAGATTGTGAGTCGGCTGATGAAGCATTAGAGCTAATGGACGAATTAGATGCAGAAGGCGAGTTTATTGCTTTAGTGATTTCAGACCATGTTATGCCAGGGAAAACCGGTGTCGAGTTATTAACCGAAATATCACAAGACTCACGTTTCCTTCGTACCAAAAAAGTATTACTGACAGGGCAAGCAACCCATCAAGATACGATTGCGGCAATAAACCGTGCCCGTATCGAAAGTTATTTTGAAAAACCGTGGAAAGCAGAAGTTTTACTGACATCTGCACGAAGTCTAATCACAGAGTATATATTTGATATGGGTTTAGACTACCAACCTTGGACTGACATACTGGATAACGGTGTTATCTTTAGGCGCTTACGCTAG